The genomic DNA ATCCAGCTTTTGCCCCAACAACTTTCTCTGATGAACTAAAGAAAGAGGTTCCAACTTGATTTGATCCTTATATTCCTGAGTTTTTGTATTTACCTATCTGTCTTCTCCTTTCAATTTTAGTCTCTATATCCCATACTCTTACTTATAAATGTTAAATCAGGCAAGCATGTTGTTCAAGAATCTATGCTTGAAGTTGGATGCTCTCTCCCACTTCCACTTCACACCTAAACCTGTATGTTTCTCGCTTAGATCCAAAATGATGATCACCTCAAATATAGCTCTCGACTGAAGctaatttcttttcttatattcCCAAAACTTTCAGGTGATTGAAGAAATGTCTATACAAACGAATGTCCCGGCCATAGCAATGGAAGAGGTAATTCTGTTGTTTTCTCAATCCTTCCTAATTTGTTAGGGAATTTGGGATCGTGGCACCATTTTTCTTAGCAACTACTTCCATGTGTACTATGTAGGTTGCGCCTGTGGCAGTCTCGGATGCAACAATGCTTGCCCCGGAGGAAATCTTTTCCGGGAAAGGTGACATTAAGGATGAGTCTGAGCTTACacaggaagagagaaagagaaggagagctaagaagaagagaaagtttaAGGGTAAGGAAGTGAATAATAAAGAGAATACTCAGTTGGTAAAAGCACAAAATCTGACTGATTCATGTAGCATATTAGACCCATAAACTCTTTGCTTTTCACTTCTGAAACAGCTGAATCTGCAAAAGAACCAGTGAAAAAGGCGCGAGATGCTACTACTGGTATTTTATTTTCCTGTGCACTTACATGACTTAAGATTGTTGAGAATATTTGAAATCATAACATCGCCTACTCTTACGAAGTTGCAGGCAGCGAAGGACTGTGAAGAAAGGAGAGAGTTACAGATGCAAAATGAAGATGAGGAGAGTTCAGGCAAGAGCATTGGTAGTTGATTTGTGAAAAATCTAAACACAGACGGCTTCAAGATTTTAGATACAACAACAGTTTTGAAACTCTTTTATTGGTTTAAGGAAAGACGGGAGAACTTGTCTTTTCAAACATATATGAATTTTACTGTATCCTATTCGATTTTGTTGTATACTTTTGATAtgagtaattttattttctctttattgaTGGAAAGAACTCCGTAGTAAGCTGACCATTTAATTGATCTATTCTCAATCTGTAACGAAGCCATTCCACGTCCCTGTTTTATTATTGATGTATCCTCGTCAAAAATAGGAGCCAGTCTCTGTGCAGCTTCACTTTTTGATGTAGATCACGTTCAGAAAAGTTTTTGTGGTGTAATATTATCACCCTCACATGAGAAAAACCTTACGAATATGCCGGCATCGACTTAAAGCTTTCAATTTTCACTATATCGCACATGAAGTATCATTTGTATAAATAAGGATAAGGtgttaataataacaaaaagctggagtagctcagttggttagagcgtgtgGCTGTTAACCTCAAGGTCAGAGGTTCGACCCCTCTCTCTAGCGTTTTTGcagtttgttctttttttactaGCACATGTGTAATATTGGGCCTGGCCTTTGTACCAAACGGCCCAGAAACTTTCTTTAATACTCATACTCATTATAAGTTTTGTTGTCGGACTTTGGGTGGGATTGGAATATTCGTCAATCCATAAAACGATATTCTGAAGCAGTCAACGTTAACGATTGGGTCCCGACCGTCGTTTGAAGAGCCGTTTCCTCTCTCTGAGTCTGATATATAAAAGAATGTCGTCGTCATCAGTTTGCTGCGTTGTGATTTTTATTCAATCTCATCGTCATCGACCcacacaaatcaaaatatattaagaaaGAGAGTGACTGAAGGAGAGCAAAACATGGCGATTGTTTCCGTCTCTAACTCTTTTCTCACCTTCAATTCTCCCAATCAGCTCCGATTTAACCGGTAATTTGGAACCGCATTGTCACTTCTTcgcttttctaatttttctaatctttgaataaaaaaatccgatcttgaatttttttttgggcagaAGGAGAGGAGTCTCAGCCATGGCTTCTTCAGCTACTGGAGTAAGAGTCGCAGAAGGACAAGGCAATTTGCCAAAACTCATCCTCACTTCTCCTCAGAACAGGTATAACACTACTAGATTCACCCACCTTTTTCTCCCTGCCTCATTCATAGTGTAagaagattttagttttttcttgaaTTGGATGCAGTGAGGCTGAGATATATCTGTTTGGAGGATGCATTACATCTTGGAAAGTTGCGAGTGGTAAAGATCTTCTTTTCGTCCGACCAGACGCTGTCTTCAATAAGATTAAGCCCATtaggtttgtgtgtttgtgtatgtGTCTTTCTACATTTAACTTTGTTACTCGGAACTCCAACTTATTTACCTGAAACTCTCTTTAAATTTCTTGTTATAGCGGAGGGATTCCACATTGTTTTCCCCAGTTTGGACCTGGACAAATTCAACAGGTATGGTATCCCCTcattaaaaaagtttcattcgattcatcaaatcttttttttttttttttttttttaacttatttattGTGCTCTCTGTTGAAACATTATTAGCATGGGTTTGGAAGGAACATGGACTGGTCTGTTCTTGATTCCGAGAATTCTGATGGCAATGCCGCTGTTACTCTTGAGCTCAAGGATGGTCCGTATAGTCGAGCCATGTGGGACTTTGGTTTCCAGGCTCTATTCAAGGTTTCTACAATGCCCTTATTCGTCCTTTTGCTTAATGACACTCTTTGTATGTTTAGATTACATATTCTTTAACAGTGTTTGTTTTGCTGCTTTAGGTCATTGTTGGCGCAGACTCCCTTTCCACCGAGCTTAAGATAACCAACACAGACAATAAAGCATTTTCTTTCACCACTGCCCTGCATACTTACTTCCGTGTATGTGCTTTTAAATCGTCTTCTCGTTTAAACGCTGTGTAGTTTAGAGTCAACCAGCTTTGGCGTTGCAGTGTGTTTCCCATGATATTATACTATGGTTTGCAAATTGACTCCATGTAtccaaatttttcttcttttaattgcTTTTGGATTCTTCAGGCTTCTTCTGCGGAGGCATCTGTGAGAGGACTAAAGGGTTGTAAAACTCTCAATAAGGATCCTGACCCTAAAAACCCAATAGAGGGTAAAGAAGacaggtttgtttttgtttttgttttccttcattAGTTACACTTCTTGttgattttaatttcaatgttttatgtttctcactccttattttctaatattccAGAGATGAAGTCACTTTTCCTGGATTCTTGGATTGCGTCTATCTTGATGCTCCTAATGAATTGCTGTTGGATAATGGCTTGGGTGATAAAATAATCATCAAAAACACAAAGTAGGTTTATTGAGACACTTAATGTGGCTTTTTATACATAGACTAGGATAACTTCCGTTTCAGAAGTCGTTCTGTGCCTCATGTAGATTACTTGTTTTTTGTAATACAGTTGGTCGGATGCGGTCCTGTGGAACCCGCATACTCAGATGGAGGCTTGTTACAGAGACTTTGTGTGCGTTGAAAATGCAAAGGTATATCAGTTTGCACCTAATAAGTCTTTGCGCACTACAGTACTTATGGACTCGAATGTTTCTAACTCCTGCTTACTATTTTTAACCCTCAGCTTGGGGATGTCAAGCTAGAGCCAGGACAGTCTTGGACCGCAACACAGCTTCTCAGCATTAGTTGAAAACAATGTACTTTAAAACTTCTGTTATAATGTCAAGTTCTTAAGCAATAAAAGTTTTTCTTGCTCTCCAACTTTCACCAGTAGTCACCACAACTGCATTTCCCATTTCTGAAATGATGGAACCTTGTCCTATCTCTCATTACGATATCTCTCTTGTATATCTTTGATATGAGTTTCGATACTCTGTGACAGTCTTTGCATACTCGGAGATTCTTCATTATACGTATAACAGTTCCTGGTTTAGTCTTGAGTAACCCGTATGTTATAGCCAATTTCTCGCTGTGCTGATGCACAATAGCCTCTCTTTCGTCATCATCAACTAGATCAAGCAGCATATCCTCTAACTCTGGTACGTACCCTTGTTCCTCAAGTTCCCTTCTCACCATTCTCCATTTAGATTGAATTTTCTCTATCTCTGGGTGTGATCTGTCTCCCGCTAAAAACTCGTGCGTTGTCCCTTCCAAGCTAATTGTACTACATCCTGGAACTTTTGCAACTCCTTGTTCTTTCATCAATCTTCTTGTTTCAGCTGCTTTGTCCCACTTTTTGTCCAAAGCATAGATAGTAGCCTTATGAACATATCTCCCACCATGAAATGGATCCATTGCAATTAAGATTTCTCCGATTTGTTCTCCTAATTCGATGTTTTTGTGAATCCGACAGGCTTTGAGCAACGCACCCCATATCACAACATTTGGCTTCAAAGGCATCTCTTGGATGAAACGTTTTGCTTCATCAAGAAATCCAGCTCGACCGAGTAAATCAACAATACAGCCATAATGCTCGATGGTTGGTTTAAGGTTGTAATCTCTTTCCATGCTGTAGAAAATCAACTTTCCTTCTTCAACTAGTCCTGTGTAGCTGCACGCCGTGAGAACCGCAGTGAAAGTAATCACATTTGGCTTTATTCCCATATTCTGCATCTCCATGAACTTGCTTATAGCTTCTCTTCCACGGCCATGGTATGCATAACCGGAAATCAAAGCTGTCCATGCTTGCActgattttttctttatgttcttgAAAACTCCCAAAGCTTCATCCATTTCGCCACACTTTGCATACATATCTATAAGAACACAACCCAAAACTGAATCGAttcttattctttctttattaagATAGGAATGAATCCATTTCCCTTGCTCGAGTGCGCCGAGATGAGCACAAGCTGAGAGAGCATTAGCGAGGGAAACATTATCAGGCTCAACATCTGAATTCTGCATCTCATGAAATAATTGGAGAGCTTCCTTGTTCATCCCTGCTTCAACATACCCAGAGATCATCGTAGTCCATGATATAGCATTCTTTTCTGCCATTTTCTGGAATAACGTTAATGCAATATCCATTTTTCCAGCTTTAACGTACCCTTTGATCACAGAGTTCCACGAGACAGCATCTGGTTTGGACATTCTGTCAAAGAGAAGGTGAGCTAGCTCGAAGTTCCCGGTCACTGCATATGAATTAATCAGAGAATTCACTGCATAGACGTTGTTTTCATATCCAAGTTTGGTGATCTGAGCGTGAATTTGCGTTGTTTCTTCAAATGCAGATAGATTCGAACAAGCTTTGAGAAGAGATGGGAAAGTATACGCGTTATGTGGAGCTGAACAACAAAGCATCCGATGATACAGGAGAAGAGATGTATTGGGTTCGTCTGAGCAAGAGAATCCTCTGATCATGAGGTTCCACAAGAAAGTATCAGGTCTATCATAACCGTCAAACACAATCTGGGCATAAGGCAAAAGATCAGAAGAAGTGGAGGAaatacagaaagaaagaaactttgtCACTGCGTAAGAATCCTGCATCAAGCCAGTTTTCACCATGCGAGCGTGGATTTGCTTAAGATCATCTTGCTTTGAGCATCTCTGGAGACAAGACATTGTCTCGTAGAGATTATGTTCGGTAGAGAAGGAGGAACATGAGATCACTGTCATTTTAGttcattcaaagaaaaaacagagagagctctagagagagagagataaggttCTTGTTTGGTTGATGTCTTCTTGATGATAACTATCTATTTTTCAATTCTCAGTGGACGCCaaagtgtttgtttgttttgccgTTTTGTTAGAAAAACTTGAAAGGATAAAGAAGTGACGTGGAGAAATAAAGTAAAGTAAACCACCTGGTTCGTGTTggataaaattatactaaattaGTTACCGAAAACAATTACCAGAAATTAAAATTACCAATAACATGAACCGGAAATAACGGTCCGACCGAAATTTGAGGGAAAACCAAAGACGGGTCGTCGAAGACAAAGAGTAAGACTGCACTCTTCCTCTGGCTCCGGCGGAAAAAAACCCTTTCTCGATTTCATTGATAAAAAACGCGATTCGATCTCTCGAGAAGAAGAACGATGGGAACAATGGGTAGAGCATTTTACAGCGTAGGATTCTGGATCCGGGAAACTGGTCAAGCACTCGATCGCCTCGGTTGTCGCCTCCAAGGCAAAAATCACTTCCGAGAACAGCGTatgtctctttttgttttcctttccaTTCCAATCCTAATGATGAATTGTTTTTCGATTTCTCTGCAATCGGGTCATCCTTTAGATTTGATAATAGtatgatgttgatgatttgattaTGGCATTTTTGATTAGAGACCTAAGAGCTTAAGATCAAATGTTCTTCGTTTCTCTAGTGGTGGTGTCCATGTTATCCATTTCTGTGTCTAATAGATTGGGAAGAGAGCTTCTCGTCGATTAACTCCTACTAGTTCCCCTTATGTTCTCTGTATTTGGCTGTTTTAGTTGAAATCTTCGTCACTTAGGCAGATGTGTTAAGTGTTAGCCTGTCCTATTTTTCAGTGAGCTTTTTCCAGATACTAAACTCAATGAAGCTTCTGCTTAATTTTCCAATGTCATCACTCTCAACTGCTTCTGTAACTCTCTTTTTCCCAGTGTCGAGGCACCGGACGCTTATGAATGTTTTTGACAAATCCCCCAGCGTGGATAAGGGGGCTTTTGTGGCTCCTAACGCTTCTATCACTGGTGATGTTCATGTGGGACGAGGTTCTTCCATTTGGTATGGATGTGTCTTGAGAGGTAAGCTTATTCGAGTATCCGACATTGTTCTGTACTCATTTTGATTGAAAGGACATGCACTCTTTTAGTTCAGACATATCCATACACAATTAAAAACTTTCTCTCTGCAGGAGATGCTAACAGCATTAGTGTTGGAGCTGGGACCAATATCCAAGACAACACTCTTGTCCACGTTGCTAAGTCCAACTTAAGCGGGAAGGTTTTACCTACTGTCATTGGTGACAATGTCACTGTTGGTAAATTCTCTATTCAATTCCTGTCACAAACTGAAAGTGTGAATTTTTATAGTCAAGcgtaaaaataatatagaaaatttgaaTCTGGAGCAGGTCATAGTGCTGTTTTACATCGCTGCACTGTCGAGGACGAGGCCTATATTGGTACAAGTGCAACTGTGTTGGATGGTGCTCATATTGAAAAACATGCCATGGTTGCTTCAGGAGCTCTTGTTAGGCAGAACACTAGAATCCCCTCTGGCGAGGTTTCTAGACACACTTCTTATGTGAACACCTTCTCAAACTTTGTCGTTTCTTTAAGCTCTAGTGGTTTATCTCACAGGTTTGGGGAGGCAACCCAGCTAGATTTCTGAGGAAGgtgacagaagaagaaagagtctTCTTCTCCAGTTCGGCTGCGGAGTACTCCAACTTAGGTCAAGTTCACGCGACAGAGAACGCAAAGAACTTGGACGAGACTGAGTTCAAGAAGCTTTTAAACAAGAAGAACACTCGCGATTCAGAATATGATTCAGTACTCGATGATATCACACTCCCTGAGAATGTACCAAAAGCAGCTTGAGGCGTGAatcttgaatttgtttgaatttgagaaaaaacaaacaagaacttcACTTCATTTCCTGCTTCTCCAATAAAGTTCTCTTGGGATTAAAAAATCCATTGGCCAGTGCTTACTCCGCTTTGAGGCATTCATTTCTCTGTTAAAGATTGTGACTTGTGATGGggttttgttctcttttgtaatttgagaaaagaaaacttgTAACCTTTTTCGTCATTTTATGTCTAATAAATTTGTTGATCAGACAGAACAGAAGTTTCTAAGTATTTTAGGTTGACCTGTTGGTTTCATAGGCTCATTAAGATCAGCTCTTACGGTTTTGCATTTATAGATTTCGTCTGTAGCTGCAACAAGTAAGCTGTTCACATGTTGGCGTGTTTGCCTATTGGACGCTTCATTCGTCTGGGTGACGTCGCGGTAAAATCTACGAATTTGCTATGGAGATGTGCGTTTGTTCGAAATTTTGTAGCCTATGCCGACCACATGTTCGACGAATTGCCGCAACGAGACCTCTCCTCACTTAACTCTCAACTCTCGTGTTACCTCCGCACCGGGAACCCAAATGGCACATTGGCTCTTTTTCTCGAGATGTATCGAGGCAGCTCTGATCTCAGCTCCCACACCTTCACTCCGGTTCTCGGCGCATGTGCTCTCTTGTCGTATCCAGAAACAGGACGACAAGTTCACGCCTTGATGATCAAAGAAGGC from Camelina sativa cultivar DH55 chromosome 2, Cs, whole genome shotgun sequence includes the following:
- the LOC109124823 gene encoding putative glucose-6-phosphate 1-epimerase isoform X1 — its product is MAIVSVSNSFLTFNSPNQLRFNRRRGVSAMASSATGVRVAEGQGNLPKLILTSPQNSEAEIYLFGGCITSWKVASGKDLLFVRPDAVFNKIKPISGGIPHCFPQFGPGQIQQHGFGRNMDWSVLDSENSDGNAAVTLELKDGPYSRAMWDFGFQALFKVIVGADSLSTELKITNTDNKAFSFTTALHTYFRASSAEASVRGLKGCKTLNKDPDPKNPIEGKEDRDEVTFPGFLDCVYLDAPNELLLDNGLGDKIIIKNTNWSDAVLWNPHTQMEACYRDFVCVENAKLGDVKLEPGQSWTATQLLSIS
- the LOC109124823 gene encoding putative glucose-6-phosphate 1-epimerase isoform X2, which translates into the protein MAIVSVSNSFLTFNSPNQLRFNRRGVSAMASSATGVRVAEGQGNLPKLILTSPQNSEAEIYLFGGCITSWKVASGKDLLFVRPDAVFNKIKPISGGIPHCFPQFGPGQIQQHGFGRNMDWSVLDSENSDGNAAVTLELKDGPYSRAMWDFGFQALFKVIVGADSLSTELKITNTDNKAFSFTTALHTYFRASSAEASVRGLKGCKTLNKDPDPKNPIEGKEDRDEVTFPGFLDCVYLDAPNELLLDNGLGDKIIIKNTNWSDAVLWNPHTQMEACYRDFVCVENAKLGDVKLEPGQSWTATQLLSIS
- the LOC104745722 gene encoding pentatricopeptide repeat-containing protein At5g66520; this encodes MTVISCSSFSTEHNLYETMSCLQRCSKQDDLKQIHARMVKTGLMQDSYAVTKFLSFCISSTSSDLLPYAQIVFDGYDRPDTFLWNLMIRGFSCSDEPNTSLLLYHRMLCCSAPHNAYTFPSLLKACSNLSAFEETTQIHAQITKLGYENNVYAVNSLINSYAVTGNFELAHLLFDRMSKPDAVSWNSVIKGYVKAGKMDIALTLFQKMAEKNAISWTTMISGYVEAGMNKEALQLFHEMQNSDVEPDNVSLANALSACAHLGALEQGKWIHSYLNKERIRIDSVLGCVLIDMYAKCGEMDEALGVFKNIKKKSVQAWTALISGYAYHGRGREAISKFMEMQNMGIKPNVITFTAVLTACSYTGLVEEGKLIFYSMERDYNLKPTIEHYGCIVDLLGRAGFLDEAKRFIQEMPLKPNVVIWGALLKACRIHKNIELGEQIGEILIAMDPFHGGRYVHKATIYALDKKWDKAAETRRLMKEQGVAKVPGCSTISLEGTTHEFLAGDRSHPEIEKIQSKWRMVRRELEEQGYVPELEDMLLDLVDDDEREAIVHQHSEKLAITYGLLKTKPGTVIRIMKNLRVCKDCHRVSKLISKIYKRDIVMRDRTRFHHFRNGKCSCGDYW
- the LOC104745750 gene encoding gamma carbonic anhydrase 3, mitochondrial-like, which codes for MGTMGRAFYSVGFWIRETGQALDRLGCRLQGKNHFREQLSRHRTLMNVFDKSPSVDKGAFVAPNASITGDVHVGRGSSIWYGCVLRGDANSISVGAGTNIQDNTLVHVAKSNLSGKVLPTVIGDNVTVGHSAVLHRCTVEDEAYIGTSATVLDGAHIEKHAMVASGALVRQNTRIPSGEVWGGNPARFLRKVTEEERVFFSSSAAEYSNLGQVHATENAKNLDETEFKKLLNKKNTRDSEYDSVLDDITLPENVPKAA